A segment of the Necator americanus strain Aroian chromosome IV, whole genome shotgun sequence genome:
TGTtcgatctcttttttttaaacctccTGAAGAACTGAATCACGTAATCCACAAGACTTATTTTCGGACAGCCGGACATTACTCGTGTTTCAGAATCAAAAATACAACCGCATTTTCCGTAATTCTTCGTGCACGACAAGAGTGCCGAAAAAAGTGCTCTTAATTTGCAATAACTACGATAATCCATTGTCATCATAAATGGTCTTTATTGCGAACGTCAGTTCCGCGTAAGGAAGAGATCGGTATATCCAGAACTTTACGGATTTAACGAAGTGGAGCTCGAtttaaagcagcataccacgaaattgagaTACCTGGGATCGCTATCATAACAGATATGAGATAGGAGTGCGCTTCACCAGTACGAGCGCGTTACGCTCCAGTGCCCTTAACTATCCAAAAAACGGCCAACGGATTCCCCTGCGAAGCATCTTATaacgcgccgcgtctgccaGGAAAGAAGGGGGAAACGGCGTCAACAGCCTACTTGGTTTCGCTCGCTTGCAAACGCAGTACGTGCCCTCGCAAATGTGGCACGTTATTAAGTGCCTCGTATGGGGAACCGGTGCAACATAGCCGTTTCCTATGTAATAAAAGCTTCATCTTACAAGAACGCTACCAACGCAACCTATTATAATCGCCCATGGGTATGGAAATTTTGCTGACGGAACTTCTCACTAGGCGTGGTTGAGTAAAAGTGAATTCCAAGTCATTCGAGATGCAGACTATTCGGAAAACGTCAATATTCAGAAATATGTACAAGATGTTCGGAGTCAACTCTTCAAAGATGCAAAATTCCACAAGTCTCTGAATAACCATATATGTAGTGAGtagagtcgggtcaaaactacgTGAAGCACCGAGCAGTTGCATAATCGGCTGCacccgaagcggcgcggtggagatggaGGTTGgcatcgaggtgggaccatcgcgaaatgCAGCAATGTGCAGTGGGGTGTCGTCGTGACTTTACTATACGTAGCAATCTGGACTCTATGCAACTAAACGAGTCCAATTTTGAGTAGTTCAAATTtggactgaaaaaaaataccaaagaAAACTACTTATTATTGCACTTGTTCAAAATGCCAATCATTCGGGAGAGATTTGGAACCGAATTCTTCGGTGATTAGGAATTATGACTATTCAAAAAAGAGCGGTCTCTCTGCATTCGTCCCGATAATGCTAACACATttaaaaacaagaggaaagtGATGATGGTTTGGTGGGCAAAGCAAGGCAAAGTTGGagaaattgcaagaaaaaagcgaCGAGGGCAAGTAAAATTACCATCGCCATAATTACTCATAATTAATGAATTCAAACACCATATTGATTAGGTGAAGAAAAGAGTACATACAATGCTGGAGGAACACCATAGGTAACGAAATTATAGGTAGAAAATTACCTGTTAGAAATGTACTTTAATGCTATAGAATTTCGTATCTCGTCCATGagtgcatatttttttgtagtttattTATACCATAATTTTTCTCGTAAACAAAGCTCtccaaaatgagaaaatcgtcACTTGTTGACATTTTGTTTGAAGTTAGAGGAGCGTTGACAATAAGCACGAGCAGAGAGCTCTGACTTCTGAGTTCACTTGAAACTGGACTGCTTTGAGAGCCCATATTCCCCAGCATCTGCGGAATGAGAAATTGAGTGGGTAACTTACTTGCAAAGGTGGCACTCGTACAGTGAGTTCTCATTTTGCTGCATTATGAAAGGCTCCAGATCGAAACACGCAGCATGAACACATCGTGATGATCGTGCTGGGATTGACATTCTACGATGAGTGACGTCACACACCAGGGGAACACGCAATCCAGTTGGCGGGGTGAGTTTAAGCACTAAAAGATTAGGTTATTATTCCATTAACCGAGGTGATGAGGGCGCCGAAATTGTGGCTCTTAGCATTACGGAAGGCAATGCTGTTTAcatatagttgtttttttcatgatcGAAAATTGTGAGGCCTATCACAGACGTATGAGATACCATTCAAATTGTTGGACACACGTTGAAATGAAGTAACTAAATGATTCTACACATGCAGTTTGCTGCAGTAACGCTAATAACAATGAAGCATACGAGTTCACCTATTTATGATGTACGGTATTGTTTCTAAGAATTCGAATCAGTAAGTGACTCGAAAGACAATGACAGGTAGCTGACAAACGCTCCTACACAGATTtcccacactttttttttaacttgctCTATTCTCGATTCTGAAGTAACTTTTACTAAATATGTGGAACTGGTATTAAGGATCATTGCCGACGGAAGTAATACTCATTAATAAGACAAGTGTTCCAGcaacacaacaagaaaaccTGTCCTTAACAATCTGATCAACCGTTTTACTGCGGAGAacagaattgaagaaaaagaattaagaagaaaCTATATTTAATGCAGAAAAGCAATTTGTGATTCCACAAAATCAGTGCTATTAAGACTAATAAACGAACTTAACACATTGACAGAAACGTTGATTTCTTAGTGGGGAGAAGACGGAAAATTAACgatacatatagtcgggtcaaagcgacatgaagcacgcgctcgaaacggcgcagcGGGGACAGCAGTTgcaaccgagttgggaccgtcgcaaactgtagcgatgggtggcgccagcaaggatttcaccacgctccttgCCTGCTACTCTTcatcgaagcgcctcgagaagccgcgtacgcaattgcgtacgtgctccatgtcgttttgaagcTATTATATATTGTTGGAATGAACTACCAGTCAACAACTCTAAGAGAGTGGGCGACCTCTACTGTGATTACAGGAAACACGTTCTCTTTTCGGATCTTTTATTCTCCATTCAAGACAACACTTATGTTGAcgtctgcaaaaatttgaggatTCCGAGAACAGttactttaaaggcataacGCCACGAGTctgcggtggtacggatttccggtggagtattcgtatacgggatcgtagattactgagagaagggtgattccgtccatttcttcctaattgccgtggaaaacggcgcggaagatacggcttcgagcgttccggcgcactatttcccacaaggagttcgattggagcgcgccagccttgtgcttgcgcacatcttccgggccgtttttttacgttaattaggaagaaatggactgaatcacccccatctccataatctactgtgccgtatacgaatactccacctgaaatccgcaccacctcagattcgtggtatgctgtctttaatgcatgcaaaagaaaagacaaaaagtcCTGCAATCCTTAGAATTTTGTGGGATCTTCTTTGAGCGGAAGTTgaaatttcgaggaaaaaacaaTCTCAACCGAGAGCCTAAGGTAAAAACCTGATTCTTTCTCTCAGCTATTCAAAGTTTTCCTTAGCAAAGCCGGTAAGTCACTCTTTGTTATGTACAACGCACTTCGTACCATCCACATCAAATACTAAAGCCTCAAATCAACATTCTTTacatttttagagaaaaagtgCGGCGGTGGTTAGAACTGAGTCTGACTCAACGAACTGCATCGTCTCAGTAATTTTCAGCTCATCGCTCATAGAATCGCTGTGATGCACGCGTAGCGACCTCATAGAGCATGCGTGTTTTCTCCTTTTGTCTTCGTTATGAACAACGTACTTCATACCAACCACGTTCAGCGGACTGATCGTCCACACTTGATTAAGTGCAACCACTGTATTAATCTTGGTTCAGAAtatttaaggaaaaatcactcacttttttcccGACACATCTCCATGGTGCAACACTGCGTGCGGTTGAAAATGTCCTGGGTGATTTTGGCAAGAGGTTGCCGAACAACAAGTTGCATAATGAATGAGTGCGACTGTAAATGAAGTATAtcggaaaaatgaaatgagaaatcgGAAGGAATGTGAATAgactacaaaaataaattatgctACTCACACATACACACTGGTTCACGGTGAACTCGATCGTGTTCGGACCGGAGATAACCACCTGCTTGATAAATAGTGATCGGCCGAGATCAGGTATTGGTACTATTTGACCGTTGATCAGCACCTAAACATTTGACAATGAAAATTATTGATAAAAGTGTGTTTGTGAGACCCAGAACAATATATCTTCATTTCTTATCATCTTATGGGATAATTACAGTAGTCTCTAAGCAGAccattttaaagtttttgcaGACAACCAAATCTAAAAAAACCTGCATAAAACGAAATGTGAGCAAATAAAGGACAACCACGAGACCTTTTCGATTAAAAACAAGCTCACTGTGCAAAGAAACGAACTCATATAATTCTTGAAGGAGAAATAGTGGcaaattcctttaaaataaCCTGTATGCTACACTCGGGCAGCGTGCCAGGCACGGATTGCCCATTTGAAGCTTGCTTAGGAGGCCACTGGGTAGTCATTTTCTTGTCATCCTTATGAAAGCTTTTCAGTTGAATATCAATGAATGGTCTAAACGATGAACGAGAAACTCGAGCACTTCGTAAGCGAAAACGACCGGACACTCACGACTGCAGTTGTTGCATGATTTCAGGTCGGAGGTTGAAAGTGAAAGTGTGGTGATTCATGTTGTGTTCAAGACCGAATGGCCGCAAAATCACCTGAAAATCATTGCTTGTTTCGTAAGAAATTCAGCACCAAAGCCGTGGGGCCTACTTCTTTCGGAACAATCACTGGCGGAACGCCATCGGAAATATACGGGACGTTGTATCTCCCGTCCGGTGGTGCGTTGGGATTTGGATAGGAAATTACCTAAAGCGATTTGTGCACAAGTGGTATTTAGTGAAACGAGATCAAGGATGAAAATACCGACCTGTTGATGCTGGGCTTGCTGTTGCACTTGCCCGTAGAGAACAGGTGCGCCGGCGCGAtactgaaattttttccaatcgTCCAACAGATCAAAAGCTAGTTTTCGGGACGTGGCCACAATTCTCGCCTTGTTGGATTTTGCAGTTTGAGATTTTTAAAAGAGGTCCGGAAGAAGCTGCTCAAAATAAGGAGAGGAACTGTCTAGCTGGCCTGTTTTCGGCTGTAGCAAACTATTAGAATCATTGCATCTCTTCCAAAAGGAAagcaggaggaggaggaggggtGGGTTCTACTGGAACACTTCTCTGCGGTGGCCGTTATTTCTCCTGTGGCCCAAACTCTTTGCCCTCTAGGAGGAAATAAAATcagaacaagtttttttttctgtcgacTGACCATTTGAGGATATCCTGGAGACGTCATCACGCCACTAGGTCTACCGTTCGTTGGCATCGGGTACGAGGGTGACGTCATTGCACCTTGCGGGTAGCGCAtcagcggctgcgcttgaccAGGAACGCTGCAAGGAGAAAGAATTGCCTACATGTTGCAACAGTTTCAAGTCTTCGGCTCACTTGTTTACACCCATCGGAACGCCTTGATACATAGGGTCAAACGGTTGGCCAGGCTGTTGCGGCATGGGCACACTCGGACCTCGCCGAGACCTCGCGTGAGCTtggacctgaaaaaaatggatcaaGAACAAGAATTAGCCACCTATCTCGAAAAGGAGACACACACCGACACTCTTTCGGCAAAAAACTTCATGTGATGTGATGCGTAATTAATTTTATGATAGAGATTTGGGAGTGAGATCACACGATGACGAAGCTTAAAGAAGTGGACAAAAGGGGACGAGCCTATATCTGTGAGCAATATGAAAGGACGGTAGGAGGGTACAACTGTTTCTCAGCGCTTATAAAACGGTTATAAGTTGTAAGCCTGAAGACAATAAATCGAGTTATACTGTAACTCACCTGCtgcatttgttgttgttgatgcaTCATTATcattctttgttgttgttggttgTAATTGATTGCATTCTGAAAAAGTAATAATTGGATTTAAATCTAATTTATCAAACAGCAAATGTATAGGTAAGCTGCAATGAAAAttcgtgaaaaacggaaaaacaaaaagaagtgtCAAACTAGCACTTGGTAAAGAACACTTCTGAAACCGCACAAATGTGTTTTGTGTAGATTCCGTAATGAAACATTAGACATGACGTCTACCTGGTCGTAGACTCCCACATTCTGGTCCGAAACCGATGGGTACTGCTGCGGGCGAGCGCCCGCCGGATCCATTGGGTACGGTGATGGTTGCATTCCTTAACACAAATAGTAGAAATAACACAGTGGTATCAAGAGAGtgattcatttgaaaacatttttatttttagacgAGTATTTTTAGACATACCATAACCAGGTAGAGTCTGGATCATGGCAGAAGGTGCCGGGCCGGGAGGATACGATGGACTTTGTAGCATCGGCCCAGCCGACGGCCACATTTGACCACTGAAATAATTTCGTGTTAGATTAGAGAATGTAGGGagatttcaggaagaaaaactcaagaCCATTAGATTATACAACTTTGCTGTGAATCTCTACAGAATGATATCAGAAACTACTACGTAGCGTCGGGACTGAAGTCTTTCACTTAACAGAAATTAGAGCCTTTCTCGTGTTATATGGACAGCAGAAAATTACGCGGAGTGGATGCTAAAACGAATATAGTCGGAAGTCATTTCAACAACGGCTCGTTTTGGAGCAGGAGAAGAGTGCTGATAAGTAAAAGGAAGCTAGAAACGACGGTGATGACCCAAGTATACCACTCGATATTATCTGCTCGGTATCTGCTGAATGATTATGAGTGAAAAGACATCTTCAGTAATGTGCAACTGCAGCAAAAGGAATCTGTCATTTCAAGTAGAGTGCTGAAAAGCTCGAGAAGAAACTCCTTTCTTTGGGATCATTATTGAAGTCATTATTATTGGGGTCAAATATTGCTAcatcatctaaaaaaaaaataaaattatgtcACAGTATCCCCTAAAAGACCGGAGCAAAAGTGAAACAGAATCTGGAAACTCTTATACATCAGTGAGGGAAGGAATGACACAAAAGCCCAAGTTTGTTTCGAACTAGATGATTATAGTGCTTAGGTGGggacaaaccaaaaaaaaatcggccaCATGGAAAAAGCATGTTAATATAGgaaatagaattgaaaaaaccGCTAGAAACGCACGAAAATTGATGAAAGAGAAGAACCGGGGATTTTTGTTTGGGTGAGTTTGAGAGTGAGAAGGTACAAACA
Coding sequences within it:
- a CDS encoding hypothetical protein (NECATOR_CHRIV.G17084.T4); protein product: MNEDISYEEHVQQNNQRLISIKMSLMEGNTFPSACSELTQWCGDQRAFSSYFEENLLAALQVAVENGTKDGFDFALAHQLISACFAHRKLLSKDSATRINRWYEQFRRLKKSGGKRKKKSDSSESATPLLRDRNIEEVKVSESGQMWPSAGPMLQSPSYPPGPAPSAMIQTLPGYGMQPSPYPMDPAGARPQQYPSVSDQNVGVYDQNAINYNQQQQRMIMMHQQQQMQQVQAHARSRRGPSVPMPQQPGQPFDPMYQGVPMGVNNVPGQAQPLMRYPQGAMTSPSYPMPTNGRPSGVMTSPGYPQMYRAGAPVLYGQVQQQAQHQQVISYPNPNAPPDGRYNVPYISDGVPPVIVPKEVILRPFGLEHNMNHHTFTFNLRPEIMQQLQSPFIDIQLKSFHKDDKKMTTQWPPKQASNGQSVPGTLPECSIQVLINGQIVPIPDLGRSLFIKQVVISGPNTIEFTVNQCVCSHSFIMQLVVRQPLAKITQDIFNRTQCCTMEMCREKMLKLTPPTGLRVPLVCDVTHRRMSIPARSSRCVHAACFDLEPFIMQQNENSLYECHLCKTIFQLNEIDLDYFVGKMLRETTGNQAAEMLLEPNGEYRPVEQELSGRKRQNDENGPAHPIKRIKSEPFSATVAPPSVMSPFPPPPSSAPIGTAPSMMSPFAASQSPIKAVSSPAGARFTGGPGTPSTPLAPQNPASVGAAPTAGSLSSEPVIHSTSPHQTQIQQHGSVEAPSLTGSAPYTPASVNSGVALPTVNSADQPFANVHNLSLSSIDIEIDGKSLFTSALMTADDIKKYLNDSDNVFSAFDDLTCTNDAPSFGGFPHCWEDIQSIIAADEKRG
- a CDS encoding hypothetical protein (NECATOR_CHRIV.G17084.T3), translated to MNEDISYEEHVQQNNQRLISIKMSLMEGNTFPSACSELTQWCGDQRAFSSYFEENLLAALQVAVENGTKDGFDFALAHQLISACFAHRKLLSKDSATRINRWYEQFRRLKKSGGKRKKKSDSSESATPLLRDRNIEEVKVSESGQMWPSAGPMLQSPSYPPGPAPSAMIQTLPGYGMQPSPYPMDPAGARPQQYPSVSDQNVGVYDQNAINYNQQQQRMIMMHQQQQMQQVQAHARSRRGPSVPMPQQPGQPFDPMYQGVPMGVNNVPGQAQPLMRYPQGAMTSPSYPMPTNGRPSGVMTSPGYPQMYRAGAPVLYGQVQQQAQHQQVISYPNPNAPPDGRYNVPYISDGVPPVIVPKEVILRPFGLEHNMNHHTFTFNLRPEIMQQLQSPFIDIQLKSFHKDDKKMTTQWPPKQASNGQSVPGTLPECSIQVLINGQIVPIPDLGRSLFIKQVVISGPNTIEFTVNQCVCSHSFIMQLVVRQPLAKITQDIFNRTQCCTMEMCREKMLKLTPPTGLRVPLVCDVTHRRMSIPARSSRCVHAACFDLEPFIMQQNENSLYECHLCKTIFQLNEIDLDYFVGKMLRETTGNQAAEMLLEPNGEYRPVEQELSGRKRQNDENGPAHPIKRIKSEPFSATVAPPSVMSPFPPPPSSAPIGTAPSMMSPFAASQSFSPIKAVSSPAGARFTGGPGTPSTPLAPQNPASVGAAPTAGSLSSEPVIHSTSPHQTQIQQHGSVEAPSLTGSAPYTPASVNSGVALPTVNSADQPFANVHNLSLSSIDIEIDGKSLFTSALMTADDIKKYLNDSDNVFSAFDDLTCTNDAPSFGGFPHCWEDIQSIIAADEKRG
- a CDS encoding hypothetical protein (NECATOR_CHRIV.G17084.T1) — translated: MHFYVCFDSSYDDFVLRNLTSPSSTAFPKLSEDQINPVVTAALFYLVTREASFSLLLLVLPAAENINSGQMWPSAGPMLQSPSYPPGPAPSAMIQTLPGYGMQPSPYPMDPAGARPQQYPSVSDQNVGVYDQNAINYNQQQQRMIMMHQQQQMQQVQAHARSRRGPSVPMPQQPGQPFDPMYQGVPMGVNNVPGQAQPLMRYPQGAMTSPSYPMPTNGRPSGVMTSPGYPQMYRAGAPVLYGQVQQQAQHQQVISYPNPNAPPDGRYNVPYISDGVPPVIVPKEVILRPFGLEHNMNHHTFTFNLRPEIMQQLQSPFIDIQLKSFHKDDKKMTTQWPPKQASNGQSVPGTLPECSIQVLINGQIVPIPDLGRSLFIKQVVISGPNTIEFTVNQCVCSHSFIMQLVVRQPLAKITQDIFNRTQCCTMEMCREKMLKLTPPTGLRVPLVCDVTHRRMSIPARSSRCVHAACFDLEPFIMQQNENSLYECHLCKTIFQLNEIDLDYFVGKMLRETTGNQAAEMLLEPNGEYRPVEQELSGRKRQNDENGPAHPIKRIKSEPFSATVAPPSVMSPFPPPPSSAPIGTAPSMMSPFAASQSPIKAVSSPAGARFTGGPGTPSTPLAPQNPASVGAAPTAGSLSSEPVIHSTSPHQTQIQQHGSVEAPSLTGSAPYTPASVNSGVALPTVNSADQPFANVHNLSLSSIDIEIDGKSLFTSALMTADDIKKYLNDSDNVFSAFDDLTCTVE